From a region of the Etheostoma cragini isolate CJK2018 chromosome 22, CSU_Ecrag_1.0, whole genome shotgun sequence genome:
- the LOC117938321 gene encoding uncharacterized protein LOC117938321 yields the protein MDDGSKQPHTFGSGQPRAPHPRPFFYVQPPSQPYLYQQHWQMSNPYTHYGVPGGGFNRPCMPPYQYMQYPGFMFPNPLFAPLYPMDYRRMFEPRFHAPPWNDMPRQQQQQHHPQTNWRREMACSEAQTDPSDAITKLIECLDKIRATELRGADRELDSGVASHASGMFSPGEEKKSEEQGPILPSAPDDSHSESPARVFSDSITAVYDGDSSQRSLDVLSPPGCWSAGLEEECPLDSSSVHEECPEPEQPVTGEHLLPQEKTQVADIQSDISATDESLPKCDLEELLKQPTDPILPSSSFVSSQSTLKDAKSGDAVSKTEHQKADPSYQILRLPFESVLTPGEAEGGRLSSPTAPYYYNYLSMQTTHERMSVLSPSLDELSSRDEMFSTDLDDAELFPKRVYAGRKLAEVVSGSPHAAEVEEVWLPGSKRCMCACCGKSLAKGTGRSKVHSSKVYREEAGDSEEEESRHGRGSQQPVRVVVRKHSAPRKAHPVLPRHAAKPWYKRGQHKDPSDPVNQEEGHDVCIHEPADGEIGEVTCSEPQCRTCQDRLCREDPTTSDQGRWGDRDVIPRRRQATPLQRQEMSTQRKVMYHRPRDEDNDDDEPPPLHWERGSTMRGEPRC from the exons ATGGACG ATGGAAgcaaacaaccacacacatttGGGAGCGGACAGCCGAGAGCTCCACACCCCAGACCTTTCTTCTACGTCCAGCCTCCGTCCCAGCCTTACCTCTACCAGCAGCACTGGCAGATGAGCAACCCGTACACTCACTATGGCGTGCCTGGAGGAG GTTTTAACCGTCCCTGCATGCCCCCCTACCAGTACATGCAGTATCCTGGGTTTATGTTCCCAAACCCATTGTTTGCTCCGTTATATCCAATGGATTACAGGCGAATGTTTGAGCCTCGCTTCCACGCGCCTCCCTGGAATGACATGCCtcgccagcagcagcagcagcatcacccACAGACAAACTGGCGTAGAGAAATGGCCTGCTCGGAGGCCCAAACCGACCCCAGTGACGCCATAACCAAACTCATCGAATGCCTGGATAAAATCCGAGCCACTGAGCTGCGGGGCGCTGACAGAGAGCTTGACTCGGGTGTTGCCTCACATGCCTCGGGAATGTTTTCTCCGGGCGAAGAGAAGAAAAGCGAAGAGCAGGGTCCGATCCTGCCTTCAGCACCTGATGACAGCCACTCCGAGTCTCCAGCTAGGGTCTTCAGTGACTCCATAACAGCGGTGTACGACGGTGATTCCAGCCAAAGGAGCCTGGACGTCCTGAGTCCTCCGGGATGCTGGTCAGCAGGATTGGAAGAGGAGTGTCCTCTGGACAGCTCCTCTGTTCACGAAGAGTGTCCTGAGCCGGAGCAGCCGGTGACAGGCGAACACTTGCTCCCTCAGGAGAAAACACAGGTCGCAGATATCCAGTCAGATATCTCGGCGACTGATGAAAGTCTTCCCAAATGTGACCTGGAAGAGCTCCTGAAGCAGCCGACAGATCCAATCCTGCCATCTTCTTCCTTCGTCTCCAGTCAGTCGACACTCAAAGATGCCAAAAGTGGGGACGCAGTCTCAAAGACAGAACATCAGAAAGCTGATCCAAGCTACCAGATCCTCAGGCTGCCGTTTGAGAGCGTTCTGACACCTGGAGAGGCTGAAGGCGGCCGCCTCTCCTCCCCTACTGCTccctactactacaactacctATCTATGCAGACCACCCATGAGCGGATGAGCGTTCTCAGTCCATCTCTGGACGAGCTTTCCTCCCGAGATGAGATGTTCTCCACAGATCTGGACGATGCGGAGCTTTTCCCCAAACGTGTGTATGCAGGCAGGAAGCTGGCGGAGGTGGTGAGTGGGTCTCCGCACGCTGCTGAAGTGGAGGAAGTGTGGCTGCCAGGCTCAAAGAGGTGCATGTGCGCCTGCTGTGGGAAAAGCCTTGCAAAAGGGACAGGAAGGAGCAAAGTCCACAGCTCCAAGGTGTACAGGGAGGAAGCCGGAGActctgaggaggaggaaagcAGGCATGGGAGAGGGTCCCAGCAGCCCGTCAGAGTGGTGGTGAGGAAGCATTCTGCACCCAGGAAGGCCCATCCTGTCCTGCCCAGACATGCTGCAAAACCTTGGTATAAAAGAGGCCAACACAAAGATCCCTCTGATCCAGTGAACCAGGAGGAAGGTCATGACGTTTGCATTCATGAGCCGGCTGATGGCGAGATTGGAGAGGTGACTTGTAGTGAGCCGCAGTGCAGAACATGTCAGG ACAGACTCTGCAGAGAAGATCCAACCACGTCGGACCAAGGCAGGTGGGGAGACCGGGACGTGATTCCCAGGAGGAGACAAGCGACCCCTCTGCAACGACAAG AGATGAGTACTCAGAGGAAAGTGATGTACCACAGGCCAAGAGACGAGGACAACGATGACGACGAGCCGCCACCATTACACTGGGAAAGAG gctCTACGATGAGAGGAGAACCAAGATGTTAA